Proteins from a genomic interval of Poecile atricapillus isolate bPoeAtr1 chromosome 1, bPoeAtr1.hap1, whole genome shotgun sequence:
- the DUSP8 gene encoding dual specificity protein phosphatase 8 isoform X2, which translates to MSFLPPRSCPHNCTGPEPAWCSDPSPAAAARCGGLGAGEKIAVAPLSRERSICQPGVVLRVCVLRGFATFSSCFPGLCEGKPAAILPMSISQPCLPVANVGPTRILPHLYLGSQKDVLNKDLMTQNGISYVLNASNSCPKPDFICDSHFMRIPVNDNYCEKLLPWLDKSIEFIDKAKVSSCQVIVHCLAGISRSATIAIAYIMKTMGMSSDDAYRFVKDRRPSISPNFNFLGQLLEYERSLKLLKALKSKGDWGEGDTQQDPAEVAESGRHPLTPTSEKAEDVPRSAGSASPTSDPERQAGTPKVLSPTTLQQGLNGLHLSSERIQDTNRLKRSFSLDIKSAYSPGLRQDPPGPPGPGEAPKLCKLDSPSGSGSLSPFSPGADSPDRPSGPELLLEAKVRQRRKHRHAAGSPAHGLSLNVGGTCATRKSPGAEDGLPPRLSQPPAAPGATTATAAWSGVHLESPSSAPGEAGWYFGKDSGSSGGSGGGLFPSAGPYPPPFGCGAVAAGCEIRLRDKARAEPRDGRHSWHEEAGAEKQFKRRSCQMEFEETMSEGRAREELGKISKQSSFSGSMEIIEVS; encoded by the exons ATGAGCTTCCTCCCACCACGTTCCTGTCCCCATAACTGCACGGGGCCAGAGCCGGCGTGGTGCAGCGATCCATCTCCCGCCGCGGCCGCTCGCTGCGGGGGGCTTGGGGCAGGCGAGAAAATCGCGGTTGCGCCTTTAAGCAGGGAGCGAAGCATATGTCAGCCCGGCGTTGTGCTGCGTGTCTGTGTGCTGA GAGGCTTTGCCACCTTCTCATCCTGCTTCCCAGGGCTCTGCGAGGGGAAGCCAGCTGCCATCCTGCCGATGAGCATCTCGCAGCCATGCTTGCCTGTGGCCAACGTTGGCCCCACACGCATCCTGCCACATCTCTACCTGGGCTCCCAGAAGGATGTCCTGAACAAG GACCTGATGACACAGAATGGGATAAGCTATGTCCTAAATGCCAGCAACTCCTGTCCCAAGCCAGACTTCATCTGTGATAGTCACTTCATGCGCATTCCTGTCAATGACAACTACTGTGAGAAGCTGCTTCCCTGGCTGGACAAGTCCATTGAATTCATCG ACAAAGCTAAGGTGTCCAGCTGCCAGGTGATTGTGCACTGCTTGGCTGGGATCTCCCGGTCAGCCACCATTGCCATCGCCTACATCATGAAGACCATGGGTATGTCATCAGATGATGCTTACAG GTTCGTTAAGGACCGTCGCCCGTCCATCTCGCCCAACTTCAACTTCCTGGGCCAGCTCCTGGAGTATGAGAGGAGCCTGAAGCTCCTCAAGGCCCTAAAGTCAAAAGGTGACTGGGGCGAGGGGGACACCCAGCAGGACCCAGCAGAGGTGGCTGAGAGCGGCCGGCATCCCCTGACACCTACCTCAGAGAAGGCCGAGGATGTGCCGAGGAGCGCCGGCTCGGCATCCCCCACTAGTGACCCCGAGCGGCAGGCCGGGACCCCAAAGGTCCTGTCACCCACCACCCTGCAGCAGGGGCTCAACGGCTTGCACCTCTCCTCCGAGCGCATCCAGGACACCAACCGCCTGAAACGCTCCTTCTCCCTGGACATCAAGTCTGCCTACTCCCCCGGCCTGCGGCAGGACCCCCCTGGGCCCCCTGGACCTGGGGAAGCCCCTAAACTCTGCAAGCTGGACAGCCCCTCGGGCTCGGGCAGCCTCAGCCCCTTCTCCCCAGGGGCGGACAGCCCTGACCGGCCGTCGgggcctgagctcctgctggagGCCAAGGTGAGGCAGCGGCGGAAGCACCGGCACGCCGCCGGCTCGCCGGCCCACGGGCTCAGCCTCAACGTCGGCGGGACCTGCGCCACACGCAAGAGCCCCGGCGCCGAGGACGGGCTGCCACCGCGGCTCAGCCAgccgcccgccgcgcccggCGCCACCACCGCCACCGCTGCCTGGAGCGGGGTGCACCTGGAGTCCCCCAGCAGCGCCCCGGGCGAGGCCGGCTGGTACTTCGGCAAGGACtccggcagcagcggcggcagcggcgggggcCTGTTTCCCAGCGCCGGCCCGTACCCGCCGCCGTTCGGCTGCGGCGCGGTGGCGGCTGGCTGTGAGATCAGACTGAGGGACAAGGCGCGGGCCGAGCCACGGGACGGGCGGCACAGCTGGCATGAGGAGGCCGGCGCCGAGAAGCAATTCAAGCGGAGGAGCTGCCAGATGGAATTCGAGGAGACCATGTCCGAGGGCAGGGCTCGGGAAGAGCTGGGCAAAATCAGCAAACAGTCCAGCTTTTCGGGCAGCATGGAGATCATCGAGGTGTCCTGA
- the DUSP8 gene encoding dual specificity protein phosphatase 8 isoform X3: protein MPVDVMIAPSEDQFWTDMREGQMKLKIRVRRMKESRDKRGGFATFSSCFPGLCEGKPAAILPMSISQPCLPVANVGPTRILPHLYLGSQKDVLNKDLMTQNGISYVLNASNSCPKPDFICDSHFMRIPVNDNYCEKLLPWLDKSIEFIDKAKVSSCQVIVHCLAGISRSATIAIAYIMKTMGMSSDDAYRFVKDRRPSISPNFNFLGQLLEYERSLKLLKALKSKGDWGEGDTQQDPAEVAESGRHPLTPTSEKAEDVPRSAGSASPTSDPERQAGTPKVLSPTTLQQGLNGLHLSSERIQDTNRLKRSFSLDIKSAYSPGLRQDPPGPPGPGEAPKLCKLDSPSGSGSLSPFSPGADSPDRPSGPELLLEAKVRQRRKHRHAAGSPAHGLSLNVGGTCATRKSPGAEDGLPPRLSQPPAAPGATTATAAWSGVHLESPSSAPGEAGWYFGKDSGSSGGSGGGLFPSAGPYPPPFGCGAVAAGCEIRLRDKARAEPRDGRHSWHEEAGAEKQFKRRSCQMEFEETMSEGRAREELGKISKQSSFSGSMEIIEVS from the exons ATGCCCGTGGATGTAATGATTGCTCCCTCCGAGGACCAGTTCTGGACAGACATGCGCGAGGGGCAGATGAAGCTGAAAATAAGGGTGCGGAGGATGAAGGAGAGCAGGGACAAGAGAG GAGGCTTTGCCACCTTCTCATCCTGCTTCCCAGGGCTCTGCGAGGGGAAGCCAGCTGCCATCCTGCCGATGAGCATCTCGCAGCCATGCTTGCCTGTGGCCAACGTTGGCCCCACACGCATCCTGCCACATCTCTACCTGGGCTCCCAGAAGGATGTCCTGAACAAG GACCTGATGACACAGAATGGGATAAGCTATGTCCTAAATGCCAGCAACTCCTGTCCCAAGCCAGACTTCATCTGTGATAGTCACTTCATGCGCATTCCTGTCAATGACAACTACTGTGAGAAGCTGCTTCCCTGGCTGGACAAGTCCATTGAATTCATCG ACAAAGCTAAGGTGTCCAGCTGCCAGGTGATTGTGCACTGCTTGGCTGGGATCTCCCGGTCAGCCACCATTGCCATCGCCTACATCATGAAGACCATGGGTATGTCATCAGATGATGCTTACAG GTTCGTTAAGGACCGTCGCCCGTCCATCTCGCCCAACTTCAACTTCCTGGGCCAGCTCCTGGAGTATGAGAGGAGCCTGAAGCTCCTCAAGGCCCTAAAGTCAAAAGGTGACTGGGGCGAGGGGGACACCCAGCAGGACCCAGCAGAGGTGGCTGAGAGCGGCCGGCATCCCCTGACACCTACCTCAGAGAAGGCCGAGGATGTGCCGAGGAGCGCCGGCTCGGCATCCCCCACTAGTGACCCCGAGCGGCAGGCCGGGACCCCAAAGGTCCTGTCACCCACCACCCTGCAGCAGGGGCTCAACGGCTTGCACCTCTCCTCCGAGCGCATCCAGGACACCAACCGCCTGAAACGCTCCTTCTCCCTGGACATCAAGTCTGCCTACTCCCCCGGCCTGCGGCAGGACCCCCCTGGGCCCCCTGGACCTGGGGAAGCCCCTAAACTCTGCAAGCTGGACAGCCCCTCGGGCTCGGGCAGCCTCAGCCCCTTCTCCCCAGGGGCGGACAGCCCTGACCGGCCGTCGgggcctgagctcctgctggagGCCAAGGTGAGGCAGCGGCGGAAGCACCGGCACGCCGCCGGCTCGCCGGCCCACGGGCTCAGCCTCAACGTCGGCGGGACCTGCGCCACACGCAAGAGCCCCGGCGCCGAGGACGGGCTGCCACCGCGGCTCAGCCAgccgcccgccgcgcccggCGCCACCACCGCCACCGCTGCCTGGAGCGGGGTGCACCTGGAGTCCCCCAGCAGCGCCCCGGGCGAGGCCGGCTGGTACTTCGGCAAGGACtccggcagcagcggcggcagcggcgggggcCTGTTTCCCAGCGCCGGCCCGTACCCGCCGCCGTTCGGCTGCGGCGCGGTGGCGGCTGGCTGTGAGATCAGACTGAGGGACAAGGCGCGGGCCGAGCCACGGGACGGGCGGCACAGCTGGCATGAGGAGGCCGGCGCCGAGAAGCAATTCAAGCGGAGGAGCTGCCAGATGGAATTCGAGGAGACCATGTCCGAGGGCAGGGCTCGGGAAGAGCTGGGCAAAATCAGCAAACAGTCCAGCTTTTCGGGCAGCATGGAGATCATCGAGGTGTCCTGA
- the DUSP8 gene encoding dual specificity protein phosphatase 8 isoform X1, whose translation MAGDRLPRKVMDPKKLASLLRNGAEGTLVIDSRSFVEYNSWHVLSSVNICCSKLVKRRLQQDKVSITELIQPASKMKVEAEDHQDVVVYDQSTRDVTGLAADSFLSILLGKLDSCFHSVSILTGGFATFSSCFPGLCEGKPAAILPMSISQPCLPVANVGPTRILPHLYLGSQKDVLNKDLMTQNGISYVLNASNSCPKPDFICDSHFMRIPVNDNYCEKLLPWLDKSIEFIDKAKVSSCQVIVHCLAGISRSATIAIAYIMKTMGMSSDDAYRFVKDRRPSISPNFNFLGQLLEYERSLKLLKALKSKGDWGEGDTQQDPAEVAESGRHPLTPTSEKAEDVPRSAGSASPTSDPERQAGTPKVLSPTTLQQGLNGLHLSSERIQDTNRLKRSFSLDIKSAYSPGLRQDPPGPPGPGEAPKLCKLDSPSGSGSLSPFSPGADSPDRPSGPELLLEAKVRQRRKHRHAAGSPAHGLSLNVGGTCATRKSPGAEDGLPPRLSQPPAAPGATTATAAWSGVHLESPSSAPGEAGWYFGKDSGSSGGSGGGLFPSAGPYPPPFGCGAVAAGCEIRLRDKARAEPRDGRHSWHEEAGAEKQFKRRSCQMEFEETMSEGRAREELGKISKQSSFSGSMEIIEVS comes from the exons ATGGCAGGGGACAGGCTCCCACGCAAGGTGATGGACCCCAAGAAGCTGGCCAGCCTCCTGAGGAACGGAGCGGAGGGCACCCTGGTCATTGACAGCCGCTCCTTCGTGGAGTACAACTCCTGGCACGTCCTCAGCTCCGTCAACATCTGCTGCTCCAAGCTCGTCAAGAGAAGGCTCCAGCAGGACAAAGTCTCCATCACGGAGCTCATCCAGCCTGCCTCCAAGATGAAG GTGGAGGCAGAGGACCACCAGGACGTGGTGGTCTACGACCAGAGCACACGGGATGTGACCGGCTTGGCTGCCGACAGcttcctctccatcctcctgGGCAAGCTGGACAGCTGTTTCCACAGTGTCTCCATCCTCACAG GAGGCTTTGCCACCTTCTCATCCTGCTTCCCAGGGCTCTGCGAGGGGAAGCCAGCTGCCATCCTGCCGATGAGCATCTCGCAGCCATGCTTGCCTGTGGCCAACGTTGGCCCCACACGCATCCTGCCACATCTCTACCTGGGCTCCCAGAAGGATGTCCTGAACAAG GACCTGATGACACAGAATGGGATAAGCTATGTCCTAAATGCCAGCAACTCCTGTCCCAAGCCAGACTTCATCTGTGATAGTCACTTCATGCGCATTCCTGTCAATGACAACTACTGTGAGAAGCTGCTTCCCTGGCTGGACAAGTCCATTGAATTCATCG ACAAAGCTAAGGTGTCCAGCTGCCAGGTGATTGTGCACTGCTTGGCTGGGATCTCCCGGTCAGCCACCATTGCCATCGCCTACATCATGAAGACCATGGGTATGTCATCAGATGATGCTTACAG GTTCGTTAAGGACCGTCGCCCGTCCATCTCGCCCAACTTCAACTTCCTGGGCCAGCTCCTGGAGTATGAGAGGAGCCTGAAGCTCCTCAAGGCCCTAAAGTCAAAAGGTGACTGGGGCGAGGGGGACACCCAGCAGGACCCAGCAGAGGTGGCTGAGAGCGGCCGGCATCCCCTGACACCTACCTCAGAGAAGGCCGAGGATGTGCCGAGGAGCGCCGGCTCGGCATCCCCCACTAGTGACCCCGAGCGGCAGGCCGGGACCCCAAAGGTCCTGTCACCCACCACCCTGCAGCAGGGGCTCAACGGCTTGCACCTCTCCTCCGAGCGCATCCAGGACACCAACCGCCTGAAACGCTCCTTCTCCCTGGACATCAAGTCTGCCTACTCCCCCGGCCTGCGGCAGGACCCCCCTGGGCCCCCTGGACCTGGGGAAGCCCCTAAACTCTGCAAGCTGGACAGCCCCTCGGGCTCGGGCAGCCTCAGCCCCTTCTCCCCAGGGGCGGACAGCCCTGACCGGCCGTCGgggcctgagctcctgctggagGCCAAGGTGAGGCAGCGGCGGAAGCACCGGCACGCCGCCGGCTCGCCGGCCCACGGGCTCAGCCTCAACGTCGGCGGGACCTGCGCCACACGCAAGAGCCCCGGCGCCGAGGACGGGCTGCCACCGCGGCTCAGCCAgccgcccgccgcgcccggCGCCACCACCGCCACCGCTGCCTGGAGCGGGGTGCACCTGGAGTCCCCCAGCAGCGCCCCGGGCGAGGCCGGCTGGTACTTCGGCAAGGACtccggcagcagcggcggcagcggcgggggcCTGTTTCCCAGCGCCGGCCCGTACCCGCCGCCGTTCGGCTGCGGCGCGGTGGCGGCTGGCTGTGAGATCAGACTGAGGGACAAGGCGCGGGCCGAGCCACGGGACGGGCGGCACAGCTGGCATGAGGAGGCCGGCGCCGAGAAGCAATTCAAGCGGAGGAGCTGCCAGATGGAATTCGAGGAGACCATGTCCGAGGGCAGGGCTCGGGAAGAGCTGGGCAAAATCAGCAAACAGTCCAGCTTTTCGGGCAGCATGGAGATCATCGAGGTGTCCTGA